The region ATGGCGAACAGAGATGCGCATGGCTCAAGTTCAACAGGTAGCGAACCATAAAAAACGAGGCAAGAGGCAGCAAACTAGGAAAAAGACAATGTGAAAGCAATTTCTGTTCTGTTCGACTTAATTCGGCGCGTGAGGGTTTTGGAATTATTCTAGGGGACATGATCAGCCCGTGAAATGAAGAGACTACAGGTTGTTTCAGGGTTCACGGGATGCAAACTTATCTGCGTCTTTTGTGTCCGACTCCTCGCCATACACAATCAATATTATAACATCcggcccccttttttttttttcatcagattccagaggaagaaaaaacaacagTCCGGGTTTTCATTTCAACCACGCAACTATTGCTCGCGGCCATCATATCCTGTCGTGTCACCTCCTCGTGCTACCATGAAACGACGCTCGATGACAACATGACACGTTGCACCAGTCAAATCGGAAAGCTGAACTGGAATCGTTACAGGGCTGTGAGCAAGGACACGAGAAATACAACCGTAGatagatttagaaaattcaCTGAACAGGTGCCAAAGGTTTCGATACTCgatatttcttttattgatcAAATAGTCATTGCGCCCGCGTTGTGagagaaatttgaaaattattttttaatagaaagaCTTGTTAGttattaatgtaattttttatatcacaaaatttataaattgagaAATATGTTTAATACAAtgcattcaaaaatatataaactgataaattataaaagtaattatgaatcttaattaaagattaaaattaaaagatgatattcacaataataattaaaaattaaaagatagatatacggaaaaatattttataaacgtTAATTATTGAGATTTCAACTGGTTCATGATAGCATAAATGTAATAAACTGTGGAATACAGAAAAACAAGCTATGATAACAAGTTTTATACCGAAAAAAACATGCCATTTTTATTaggggtattttttaaaaataaaaacttatcataattgaaaacaaatattgtcTTTATTGTTTCTATACGTTCGTATGGgagaataaaagaataattagttTGCAGGAACTACATAACAAagtcaagataaaaataacaaaaaatatattttattcttattgatATTTACattgcaatattatttttttagatgacaTATTGGATTCGTATATAATTACTCATTAACtaattacaaatattattataaaaagctataatcttattttaattcaataatttttaaaatattattataaatatttattttaaaaagattttatttcaaagtatataaaagataatttaaggGTCAGGTTAATGAAGCCCTTGTGAAtgactcttttaaaaaaaggctATCAAGCATTTTTAtaacccttttgtttttttttttaaatagacaatatatcctttattttatattttttaaaatataatagatGACGTTTTATTTAAGTGTTGTTCAGCTGTGCAGACAATCCCTTGTCTACTAGAACATATCCCAAGTACTGTCATTTGCCACTGATCAAGAAATTGACTCCAGTTTTGGGAACCAAAATCtaaatttcaagttattttcatttaaaaacattCAAAAGATATTACAAGAACTTTAATAACtctattttcaatttgaaaaactctctagtcaatataaaaaaaaaatcaatttttttttaagctccaATCTAAGTTTTATGGCATGGTTAAAagacaaaattattttcattgaacTCTTATTTTTATGACAAATATAGAGACACTAAGATCATTTTTTCTGGAcctctcatcttttttttgacaaatttatttatctttttcaatatttatagactgaaatgttataaaataaagatttagaaTAAAACATAAAGATGTAAAACTAAAGAGACTAGatgtaaaaattgaaaaactttagaaaataaattaattttttttcatacctCAGATGTAGCGAGGAGGGGAGGATTGCGATGTAAAGGAATAGTGCGATTCCTAATGAATTGTGAAAACATTATGTTATACTGATCAATTTGATGATACCGATTCATTCACccatgattaattttataatatcaaattaacattttaaaagacCATTCTATCCCTCAAATCTTCTATCCTTGACTGGTACTGTGAAAGGCAAAACCATCATATACTTTAACAATTGTGACGAATCAATGGTCACAAACCTACAGTGGTCACGTACGGGTCTAGTATTTTTGGTCCATTTCCAAACATTTTTTCAAGGCTCGGCTAGAAACAATCAAGCCTAGAAAAAAGGTTGTTGGGCACCAGCCCGAGCCCTGGTGCTGGGCTTCCCCAACGCCCCATCCAGGTGCTGGGCACTCCTATCATCCTTGCGGGTTCGGGCACACTATCTAAATCCAATCCCCAAATGATATGTCTTGCCCTAACTTTTGAATTCAAAAACACGTACTCGatgcctttttcttctttccttgatatttttatttagtaatgCTTATAAATGTTTTCATGGTGAAATTATATTATAGACTATCTTCTttataaacagaaaaaaatcatgagttaTAAATACATCTTGAGATCTTcagaataaaaatttataattttttcatttttaatatttttaatacatatattttcagagtctatctctctaaaatattacatcttttttctctttacaaAGTTATTGATTTTATCATCATAGAATTTTCACGTCtataaaaacaagatttttttacatataCTAGTCATAAACCATCTTAACTTACTATATACTAAGTATAAATTATCAAccatctaaatataaaaaatgaatgtaaTTACTAAGATCAATTAATTTACCGATTATCCAATTCAAAACTCTattcttgaattattttgattttttagtatattattaAATCCATAATACAATAATTCTTGATACATAAATTACCCATCCTCGAAGCTTTTATTTCTATAATGCGCTCAGGAGTCACTGTATGTCTCTGCTAGCCCACTTGTTCCAATCagtaaaactcaattttgtgTGGTCCACCGTTCACATGGCTTGTGTAAACATGTTATTTATAAAGGACCTCATTAATAATCCTAATATTTGTATTTAACATTAAAGAACAGAAGGTGTCGTGGTGTAGTTGGTTATCACGTCAGTCTAACACACTGAAGGTCTCCGGTTCGAGTCCGGGCGACGCCAACttgtataaaatgaatttttatagttaaaattttaaaaaattaaaatgacatctcttttatattttttatttgttgaataAAAGTAATTACCGTTTATTAATAGATTATAGAAAAGCCCAAAAAACAACTTCGGCTCAAGACACATATGGTAAGAATGGCGAGCTCGATTTCATATGATCTTCCataaagaaaactagaaaagagCAGAATAGGCCTCCTGCTGGGCCTCCACAACTTCAAGTCCTACCTTGCCTCCCTAGCAGTATCTAACCCCGAGTCctatctccctcaaattttcatgtttcccAAATGTGTTTCATGACAATAAAGGTTCCTCATCGTCTCGGTTTTTTACACAGCTGTAGTTTTAATTCAGATAATTGAGTACTTTGATATTTGGATTTAAGAGaattatcaaactttttatgtccactctttttttttttattaacgtgggtgtccgggccagtttgagcgcacctcgactaattccacgagTCTTAAtgttaatgaccatataagctTTCAGTGACCTTGAGGTTTGTGAAATTCGAACTGATgacctttaaaaaacaaatccagaACTTAACCAGTTAAGTTACACtcatcaaagtttttttatgtcTACTTTTATCCATGCAGTGTATTGAAAGTTATTTCTTATGACcatttattcaaataaatattacatgTTTATTAACTCTTCGTGAGTTACAAATAAGTGTTCAGTTTTGTACGAATTTAGAGTTGATAAGCAGCTCTTTTTTGTTCCagtaaattattattagaataaaaaaagatgaataaacTGATATTCAAGCAatcacaaatataaaagaacTTAAATAGTTACTGTAAGTTATACTAAAGACAGGTTCAAGTAATTTGCATTCTTTTGTTGTTATGCAGGAACtgtgcaagattttttttttccgggaTAGATTGGATTCCTGTGTTTATCGGCCTAtgaaaaattttgtttgttCGTGCTTGGTGCAAATGCAATTGACAGCCATGCTGAGAAGTGCAGGTAAAGACATCAACAAGCATCTTTCACACTTTTTACAAGCTCCAAAACTGCTGGGCAGCACATCAATTACAGCCTGTTCGTACACAAACACTCAACTCACAACACATGTAAGATAACATGAGaaaaattcttattttgaaCTTCAAAACTTTGGATCAGCGTGTTTTAGTAAATCGTACTCCTGCCTTTTTTGGTAAGGCgacaaaaagaaaagcatatgTAGCATTATTGGATTTCTTAAAAAGCATTCAACATATAAAAGCATGGTTTATCAAGACCACACTTCCCACATCCAAGGTGACTCTGATCCCCACTGCTGCGCCTAGCAGCTCACATCTATGTTATAACGGTTGGTGCTGATCGGCCAGTGAATTCCTGCATCTTAGAAAGCCCCAGAGCAACTGCCACCTGCAAAGAGGACCATAAAAATCAGCCTCAAGAACTGGTGAGATGGACATTggccaataaaaaatagatgagaCGTGGGATAATACAAGAGGAGCGAGGGCATCTTGAGAATCTCTTCCAGTTTTTGATGGATCCTTCTCATATTGCTCAATGTAGAGTCTGATGGTAGCACCTTCTGAACCAGTTCCTGAGAGGCGGAAAACCTGCACCGATGTTCATGGAGATGATAACCAGCAAATTCTTTATTTCAAACAGGAATGCATCCATAAGAATGAAATAATTCATGATTCCAGGTTAATCAAACAAGAAATCAACTGAAATGGATGCTTACACTTCTAcaataatttctaatttcttgcaggtacaacaacaataaagcaaaaaattgcAATCAGCTGTTATAGATATAGACTTTAGTTCAGCTCACAAGATATTGCTTGTCCCACACCAATCTAAGTCCTATTCCAATGACCTTACTCAAGCTGAAAGCTTTGCAAGAGAATCAGCTTACCAGTCTTGAGCCATCCTCAAACAGATATCGAATACCCTGGTGCTTTGAAATGGAACCATCAACAGGATCTTTGTATTCAAACTCATCAGCATGAACAACCTTTGACACATCTGATTGTATACCACTGACAATCCTGCATAAATAAACCATTCAAGTTCCTCCTCctcattattatattattataaaaactaaaagacaaCATGGTTTCACTGTTTCTTTTACCGTGGATAGTGTGACAATTGCACTGTGTATTGCTATAGTACAATTGATTTTGTCCCTTTTTTATCCTTGAAATATAGTTATGGTCAttaaacttttcttttcaatttcaccatctcAAATTGTATTGCCAtggttttaagttttaaaacttgtttcGATTTTCGAGCTCTCAGCATATTCGTAGTGGTGAAAAACATTCCTACATTAAATTAAaggttgataataaaaaaagaatttaagtttattatttaaaaaaattgaaacaacaaggaccaaagttaaaacttaaaaaacatacctttttgtttttttttactgtttatgGCAATATCAAtagtaaaaaactaaaataaattaatgactgTTCCTTTTATCATTTCttaaaatagatttattttgaaaCTTTGCGCACCTAGGACTATACATGGAACCAAATTGATAAATTCACAGCTAAAAGCAACTGAATAAAATGCAAAGATATCATTCCGTATCTTCACACCAAAACCAAGTTAGAATTTTAGCACTTGAAGTACAAGCAGAATGTGCTTTAGCAGGTAACTAAAAATAAGTAAGAGCAAAATAAAAGGCACTCAATAAAACAGTTGTACCTCAATCCTTAAAAGGATTGATTAAAAATGCTAGCTTGATAAAGAAAGAGAATTTAAATGTATATAAACAGACATACTCGTTAACTTCACTAAGGGAAGATTGCAGTTTGACCAAGGATGCCATTAATTCCTTTGCTGCACCTGCATCAACATTCTTCAAGAACAATGTACCAATTACATGACAGTCCGAGATCTCTTGTTTCTAGAGGCggcatgaaaaaattaagaacataGTACCTCGTAGTCATATCGAGTATAGTAGTGGCGACCATAGGTAGCCCAATGGTTGTGAACTATATCTTCAACTGTCACAAGCTTTCcaccaccaagattttctctaTTCTTGTAAGCCAGAATGGATAGCCAAGCCAGAACTGCCCAAATTCCATCCTTCTCACGTATGTGGTCTGAGCCTGTTCACAGATGCCATTACAACAAAAGACCCTTTGCACATCTTAATAAGAATTCCAAGCATAAGATGATTTACTACACACGCAGAGACACAAAAGACTAACCAGTTCCAAAACTTTCTTCCCCGCAAACTGAACATAAACCAGCATCCATCAAATTACCAAAAAACTTCCATCCAGTTGGAACCTGGCATTTGAACAATGAATAACCAAATTATATGACCATACAATAGCAAAGGAGGAcccatataaaaaattgatgaggCCATGACATACctcaaaaaatttcaagttcagaTTTTTTGCCACAACGTCAAGGGCAGCTGATGTTGGCATGCTCCTAGAAACAGCAAATACACAAACATTATACAGAAACTTCCACGGAGAAAGCATCAAATACACAAACATTATACAGAAATTTCCACGGAgaaagcataaaataaaaaaaatacatgtatgACCTAACCAATGAGATAGGGCCCAATAATACCAAGATATTATCAAGAATTTTAGACTCATCAAGTTTCGGTTGATATAGAATGCAGGAATCATGAGATATAATGGAAGCACTCAAGGCCAGTTTTCAtataccaaaacaataaaaaggttATTGTGCATGACATGCACACATACAagctcaaaacaaaaaagaaaaaaataacaatattaatgtattttatgtGCCTTGTAATAAATAGTTACTTTGCATGATTCTCTAcacaaagattaaaaagaaacttATTTCAACAAAACAACTTCCTTCAAAATTTATACAGCTAATGCAATTGGATACTCAAACAACCCTTAATCTAATATGTTCTCAATCATCATGTTCTTTttactctccatttttcttttttcttttttactctcCATCTTGTTCCCTGACAACTTCAGAAATGGGAGTTTCATGCAATAAACAAGCTTTCATGTCATAGAAAATTAGCGTAGCAATGTTAATTACTGGCTATGGTTTTGCATGTGGAACTTGAAAAGTTTTTCCACTCTAATTTCATTAAGATTATTATGTCAAGCACGCCACTCTTTGCTCTGCATATAGAATATTAGTTGTTAAGGAGTATGTTGTGCACTGCATCCATTAAGATATACTACTACAACAATAAGAAGTAAATACTGTACATACACAAAGAACATCGAAAGTAAGCAAAGAAATATTTTCAACCTGGCAACTCCTTTTAGACCAGCAGAGAAATATGGTATGGCCTCCACTGCATTTGCAGCGATGATGGCAACAGAATCTGATGGAGTAACAAAGAACCTGATAAAATAGCAAGAGTTGTAAATGAAAGATTTAGTGAAAAGTAACTTCTCCAACGAAAAAATTAAAGGTTGCTACCTTTTACCAAGGATCATATTACGATCAGCATCACCATCAGAAGCAGCACCAAATTCTGGTGGTTCAACTTCAGAGTTAGATTTACCCAATCCCATACGAGCAACCAACTCCTTCGCATAAGTGAGATTGGGATCTGGATGCCCTCCTCCAAAGTCCTCCTGTTTGCATTTTCCAAGCACAagcatgaaaatttatataaataataagtgCTTAAAGATGAAAAAGAGATCTTACTAATAATTTATCACATATAGCATCACAAACTTAGCAGCACCTTGGGTACACAGTTCAATAAGGAGCTTTCTTGTGCTCCAAGCTCCTCCACAAAAATGCGTTTTGCATATGCCCCACCAACTCCATGTAGTGCATCATAGCTTCAACATGATGACCCAAGGAAAGTTATTATCAAGTTGATATAGCATACATGAGAAACAGAAATTTACAAGAGAAGTAAATAACACCATCTAAATACCAGAAAGTGAATTTTGGAGAGGAAAGGAGCTTCCGGATGGACTCAAAGTCAAAAATAGACCTGGGTAATTGTTAAAGAAGCATTcaatatttttgaaagaaagagaACATGCAAAATAATACAGCTCTACCATGAAAAATCTACTGACTCTAATTTGCATGCATAGCATGCTAGAGAAGACATGGTGCAAATTCTTGAAGCTTGATTTCAAAAGGCAAAGGGGCTAGGTCAATTTTAGCAATGttataaaaatcacataatgaaaaataaaatcatttcacCTTTTCTCTGTACTTCATATGAGCCAATAAAATTCCTTGGGCATCCAAGGAGTAtcctaaattttaatatattattctgCATCATAAGCATGCCAATAATCATGTCCGGATAATCCAGTAAGCTACAAAACATAGTGCATAATACAGAAGTGTAAAGAGGGGTAAAAAACAAATGTCCGCGAGATTGCAATCCAATAAAGTTCATAAAGTCTGCTTAGAAGTACACAAATAGAAATGATATATATGTCTTCAAGTGATTGTCTATAGCTAAATAAATAGCATCATTAATAATATTCAGTGAAGTGTCTCCTAGAaacaaaactaaagaaaactTGCAGTTTAGACAGGAAACAGCTTACTTCATCAATTTGACATAATCGCTAGCCGAGTCAAACACCTCAACATCAAACTGTCCCTCAGACCCACGATAGCTGGTTACACCAATTGCTGTAATATCCACCTGGATGCAGCACATACAAACATAGTTAATGAAACACTGGGAGCAGTTTGACAGAAACAGTACGAGGCAAATGAAACATAAGAAGGCAAGGATGAAGGATATACATCAGGCAGATCAGCAGTTAAGTACTCCTTTATTGTTTTAGTGTTCTCATAAATCTTATCTGTGATTCCCTCAGGAGCAGGTCCACCATTTTCCATGTTATATTTGATCCCAAAATCCTGCAATagagagacaaaaaaagaagcatgATTTAGATAACATAACACAGGATTCCTTATTACCACACAACAAAATAAACTCCCAGACATTTGTTATGAGATAACAGTAGATTCTCTTGCATCCTAGCGCTGCCATGCTTCAAATGCTTTTAGCATGCATGAGCTGATATTCAGCAAGATTGGGCTGACCTGCCCACCTTTTTGAGATTGCACTTCCACTTGTTTTAGTATTGATACATTCTCTTTcatcaaaaaggaaagaaagattaaaaaaaaaatgaagttggcactcaaaaaaaaagaatctgcaaattttattagttatggCAGGATGCTAAATAATTGTTGATTACTGATCAACATCCTCTTTCTGTTTTCCACCTTAAGGTGACATCATATCCCATTTCTTTTCATCCGAAACATAATAAAGATTGAAGAGCTGCAATTGTCACTAAGAACCACAATCCCagaccaaaaatataaaaaacaaattaaaaaaaaaacacaacggTTTCTATTTACCTCATTAGGACCACCTGGGTTGTGACTTGCTGTCAATATAAATGCTCCCGTTGCCTTGGATCCCTGACATCCAAGTTCAAAGGTATAAAACTCATTGTGCAGAAGactattgttactattgttgaaGGAGATGAGCCCAGCTCACAAGACAAGTCGATTACTTACATCTACCCCAACTCTTTCACGTATTACAGCAGATACTGCAGGAGTTGAAAGCAGTCCATTCTGACCAACCCAAACACGTCTTAATCCATTTCCAGCTGCCATCTTAGTAATAATCTGCCaatggaataaaataaatttggatcGAATATATGACTTTTCCATTGAGGTTTGACTGCTTGAAACATGCATGCATACTATTAACAGTCACAAACAACAAGGATACCACCCCtcccagaaaaacaaaaagcaagaGCAAAACAGCACTGTGCAGAGAGAGAAAGCAAGGAAGAGACTGTAGATATTTTTCAGACAACAAAGGCCATACTATTAAAGGAGAGCGAGAGCGAATTCTTACAACATGAAGTTGACGTATCCTCCAAGAAAATGGTAAGTGTAACAGAAATGAAGATGATAAGAGTTCCCAACCCCCTGAAAATCCACAAAATACACCAATAGCACATTCTCCCCTCTATTGTAGCTATCCAAGAATCACCAATAATAGTGAAAAAACCTATGCCACATATCCTAGACTACTTAAGAGAATAAGAAAAGATGATTTGAGTAGGCTGGGAGCAGCACAACATTGAACTGTCTGCCTTGGCCTGGAATGGATAGCCATGCTCAAAACCAGTAGCCAAAAAAGAACTCATAATCAAGCACACAATATGTGCCTGTCAGAGATATTGCCCATGCATTCCATTAAAGAATCACACAGGTTAAGAAGATGCTAGTTGGTTCAGCTCACTTAAAACTCATAAAATACTCAAGAAAAAACACACTTTGAGAGCTTATACCACACAAAGtaggtttatattttaaaacaaatgatTCAGAAAGTTCATGGCCATATTCAATAATTAAGGTGTTTTCTTGGTTCACATGACACAAGAAGTCTGATGTCAACAAGTTCAATCTACAGGCCTTTATTGTTGCAAATGCTTTGTAAGCGAGGAACAGGAATGGAAGAACATGAACTGAAAACATCAGCTGAGATTTTAAACATCTCATTCTACTCTGGTGACCACCAATCCAGGATTACTTGAAAGCTGACTGCAAGCCTGATATGATGACAGGAGATTGATTTTATAGCTCAAATGCTTAATGGGGTGATCGAGATGATCAGAAAAGCTTCCTTTCTCATGCTTTCAGCATTTCATATAAAGTGTCAGTTGGCTAATAGATTCTGTTCAGGATGATATTCTAGATTCTTCTACTCATTAAAGAACTCAAGAAAGGATGTTTATTTGGTGCAATCAATCCATCAAAAATTGACAAACCTTGATGGTGAATCTTAGACCTCTCTACCCATCTACAGCCCAATTACAGATGTATTCCAAACTTCAAACAGAATTATACATGTCCACAGTGTAATGTGACTGCATGGCTGCACAAACACACACAGGGACATGCATCCGCACAAATGCTCAATAGAGCTGGAAGAATTTAAAAGGCATGTGCCcttcaaaactgaaaataaatccAACGGCATGAAAGTAATAGTTCAGCCAAAACATTTCATGATCTGGTAACATTATAACCACAGCACATATTATATATGGTACCTGAATGGCATCCTTTGAGAAATAGCGACCATCACCAGAAACAACAAGTGTAGCACCTGCTTACAATggcaaagaaaaaggaagaaaaacaaaatatcagaaATAGACTAAGTTGTTCAACAGGAAATGATCAGCAGTTATGCATAATGGCATTAGATATAGACACTGGCGATCAGTGTCACTGATTGTGTTAATAGCATGCAAAAGGACAAGAATGGATAATTAAGTAACCTTGGGAAACTCTTAATTAAAAACAGAACTTTATATTTCACATCGCATTCAAGCACAGGTAATTGGTAAAAGAATAAAGTCCATTTGGAATGACTAAGAATCCATTTGGCATTGCTTATGAAAAGTGACTTTTAACTTTGAGTCATAATTCAAAAgttgtttttcataaataactaatgataaaaataagttaaaaagaCTTTAAGTTCGAAGCATGTATAgtaaaaatgacttgaatcaacttTTTTGATGCAGTATAGTTAGAATCCATAAGTCAAAAGTTATTTCTAATCAAACATATTTATGACTTTTATATAGTGTTGTCAAAGGCGAAAGGCACTAAAAGATGCCAAGCCTATAAAAATGCCTGAGGCGCTAGGCACACGCCTAGGCGCTTGGCTGAATGAACCAAGGCAATatgctataaattaaaaaaaaaatgtaatattatattatattattttatataaatctaaaatatatgtCTTCCCAATTACGATTAAatcattagaaaatcaaaagagaatataaaatatcatagcatagtcatataaaattatgtttttcacccttaaaacaaaataagataatttaaagtAGCAAGTATAcaaatagattaaaaagaaaaaataaatatcagttaaataaaatgaacaaataggtcaaaacataaatcaattaaagaaaaagaaaaatccagcTGAAAAGGAAGAACTTCAAGCACGCGCTAGCCTTAACACCCTGCACTCACTCACAAGGCGCTCGCCTAAGCAGCGCTTCATTGGAATCCAATGCCTGAGGCTAATAAAGGCGTTGGGGCCTAGCCACGCCTGGAGCCCCTAGGCGAGCACCTCAGCAACTCTTGACAACATTGCTTTTCTATGTGTTAAAAGTTAAACACCActtaaatcaattagaaaaagttGAACCAAATGCAAGctaatgaaaaataacttttaactgTGAGtcataattcaaaaattaactTCCATAAATAAATTGAGACAGATGAGTTCAGTTAGAAGTATGTTTGATAATAAATGccacaaaatcaattttctaaAGAAGGAAGGTGATATAAGTTCAAGTTAAcaaattaagttgaaaattttaacGTTAATCCCGGCaaaattttgaatcaattttataaaaactcattaatataagtcaagatttattttaaccaaacatgatTGTATGACTTTTCTTTgaatcaagaattaaaaaataacttaaatcaaattgcaaaaaatgatacaaaacaGAACATTGGTCAATTTGTGAAAATTTTCAACTATATCTGTCTATTAGAACACATATCTCTTGTCCGATTCAGTACAGAGGATGGAGAACACTGTCTTAACCTCAGAGTAAGGGCCCAAAGGCGAGATGGTCATCAAGGGTAGAAATGTTTTCAAGCCGTGATGGaacaaggaaataaaaacaaaagtcgAGCAAGACAGCAGGGTTCTGTTCTAgcagttaaaatattttataattcccAATTTTAAGGTGCACGAGTTTGACGCTAGATCCAAGTTCAGATGCAAACAATTCTTTGGTGAAGATGACAGATCAAACTTCACCTCTAACATTTTGTGGAGTGAGGGCATTGAAGGTTGATTGGACAAAATTCTGCAGATAATTAGGTTGCTTGAACACCTTCACCTGAAAAGAACCAACCGCAAGAAACGCACAGGATAGATTTAACAAAAAGATAATTCAATCGAAAAAGGAACAGAAAGAAATTAACAAATCATCAGACTGGGATCGGAAGCACAAGAATTAAATTCAGATTCAAGATATCTGAACGCGAAAAATCAAGCAGATCAACTGCTAAGAAATGGAA is a window of Populus nigra chromosome 10, ddPopNigr1.1, whole genome shotgun sequence DNA encoding:
- the LOC133705486 gene encoding phosphoglucomutase, cytoplasmic isoform X1 encodes the protein MVLFNVSRVETTPFGDQKPGTSGLRKKVKVFKQPNYLQNFVQSTFNALTPQNVRGATLVVSGDGRYFSKDAIQIITKMAAGNGLRRVWVGQNGLLSTPAVSAVIRERVGVDGSKATGAFILTASHNPGGPNEDFGIKYNMENGGPAPEGITDKIYENTKTIKEYLTADLPDVDITAIGVTSYRGSEGQFDVEVFDSASDYVKLMKSIFDFESIRKLLSSPKFTFCYDALHGVGGAYAKRIFVEELGAQESSLLNCVPKEDFGGGHPDPNLTYAKELVARMGLGKSNSEVEPPEFGAASDGDADRNMILGKRFFVTPSDSVAIIAANAVEAIPYFSAGLKGVARSMPTSAALDVVAKNLNLKFFEVPTGWKFFGNLMDAGLCSVCGEESFGTGSDHIREKDGIWAVLAWLSILAYKNRENLGGGKLVTVEDIVHNHWATYGRHYYTRYDYENVDAGAAKELMASLVKLQSSLSEVNEIVSGIQSDVSKVVHADEFEYKDPVDGSISKHQGIRYLFEDGSRLVFRLSGTGSEGATIRLYIEQYEKDPSKTGRDSQDALAPLVAVALGLSKMQEFTGRSAPTVIT
- the LOC133705486 gene encoding phosphoglucomutase, cytoplasmic isoform X2, whose product is MAAGNGLRRVWVGQNGLLSTPAVSAVIRERVGVDGSKATGAFILTASHNPGGPNEDFGIKYNMENGGPAPEGITDKIYENTKTIKEYLTADLPDVDITAIGVTSYRGSEGQFDVEVFDSASDYVKLMKSIFDFESIRKLLSSPKFTFCYDALHGVGGAYAKRIFVEELGAQESSLLNCVPKEDFGGGHPDPNLTYAKELVARMGLGKSNSEVEPPEFGAASDGDADRNMILGKRFFVTPSDSVAIIAANAVEAIPYFSAGLKGVARSMPTSAALDVVAKNLNLKFFEVPTGWKFFGNLMDAGLCSVCGEESFGTGSDHIREKDGIWAVLAWLSILAYKNRENLGGGKLVTVEDIVHNHWATYGRHYYTRYDYENVDAGAAKELMASLVKLQSSLSEVNEIVSGIQSDVSKVVHADEFEYKDPVDGSISKHQGIRYLFEDGSRLVFRLSGTGSEGATIRLYIEQYEKDPSKTGRDSQDALAPLVAVALGLSKMQEFTGRSAPTVIT